A region of uncultured Carboxylicivirga sp. DNA encodes the following proteins:
- a CDS encoding glycosyltransferase family 2 protein, with protein sequence MQISIITVTYNSASTLETTINSIREQSAINNIEYIIVDGNSSDNTVELIKKNSDILSQWISEPDTGIYDAMNKGLKMASGDWIGYLHADDVLASKTIIEDIITTISTNNINTLYGNLNYVQENDIDKTVRHWKSQTFKPQLLKRGWMPAHPTLYISKELFLKTGGFNTNYKIAADYDFILRLFSNPETQSFFLDKLIVNMRMGGASNKSFANIIQKSKEDYLALKRNNVGGFYSLFVKNFSKITQFIKRN encoded by the coding sequence ATGCAGATAAGCATTATTACTGTAACATATAACAGTGCATCAACTCTTGAAACAACTATCAATAGTATAAGAGAACAAAGTGCAATTAATAACATTGAATACATTATTGTAGATGGCAACTCATCTGACAATACTGTTGAATTAATAAAAAAGAACAGCGATATATTAAGCCAATGGATTAGCGAACCCGACACCGGCATCTATGATGCTATGAATAAAGGTTTAAAAATGGCATCCGGAGATTGGATTGGTTACCTGCATGCAGATGATGTTTTGGCCAGCAAAACCATCATCGAAGATATTATTACTACCATTTCAACAAACAATATTAACACCTTATATGGTAATCTGAATTACGTTCAGGAAAATGACATCGACAAAACTGTTCGTCATTGGAAAAGTCAGACTTTTAAACCTCAATTATTAAAAAGAGGCTGGATGCCTGCACACCCAACCCTTTATATCTCAAAAGAATTATTCTTGAAAACAGGAGGCTTTAATACCAACTATAAGATTGCTGCAGACTATGACTTTATATTACGCCTCTTTTCAAATCCTGAAACACAAAGCTTTTTTTTAGACAAACTCATTGTTAATATGAGAATGGGTGGTGCCAGCAACAAATCATTTGCCAATATCATTCAAAAATCAAAGGAAGATTATCTTGCCTTAAAGCGCAATAATGTTGGAGGATTCTATTCGTTATTTGTAAAAAATTTCAGCAAGATAACCCAATTTATTAAACGCAATTAA